The following proteins are encoded in a genomic region of Paenibacillus sp. FSL R7-0273:
- a CDS encoding class I SAM-dependent methyltransferase, with protein sequence MKYNWINAEEFSFNSFLLLDRWIIEMICRDFREWTEYEKSLGAALAYNPAVAWYFVQRSPESKSYVEQIIAAAAKGLSANEVRQAEIFVLQAMETSVVYAYPEVMNRNCNYIYNWDKQHLLHMADFTDALVLDVGSGTGRLAFAAAEQARQVYASEPTDRLREYMRDTIRRENIRNVKVLDGTADSLPFEDNTFDIVMSGHVVGDNYDLELAELTRVVKNSGVIIDCIGDDDHKRKPDEELLRRGFEVFYHVSKSGGDIYTYRKKVTK encoded by the coding sequence ATGAAATATAACTGGATCAACGCGGAGGAGTTTTCGTTCAACAGCTTCCTGCTGCTGGACCGCTGGATTATTGAGATGATCTGCCGGGATTTCCGGGAGTGGACGGAGTATGAAAAGAGTCTTGGAGCCGCGCTGGCTTACAATCCTGCAGTTGCCTGGTACTTCGTTCAGCGGAGTCCGGAAAGTAAATCATATGTTGAGCAGATCATTGCTGCTGCGGCAAAGGGGCTCAGTGCTAATGAGGTGCGCCAGGCCGAGATATTTGTCCTTCAGGCGATGGAAACCTCTGTAGTTTACGCTTACCCGGAAGTCATGAACCGGAATTGTAATTATATCTATAATTGGGATAAGCAGCATCTGCTTCATATGGCAGATTTCACAGACGCTCTCGTGCTGGATGTGGGGAGCGGCACCGGACGGCTTGCCTTTGCGGCGGCGGAGCAGGCCAGACAGGTCTATGCGAGTGAGCCTACGGACAGGCTGAGAGAGTACATGCGCGACACAATCAGGCGGGAAAACATCCGCAATGTGAAAGTTCTCGACGGTACGGCAGATAGCCTGCCCTTCGAGGATAATACCTTTGATATCGTGATGTCAGGGCATGTCGTAGGCGACAACTATGACCTTGAGCTGGCGGAACTGACCAGAGTGGTCAAAAACAGCGGTGTGATCATCGATTGTATCGGAGACGACGACCATAAGAGAAAACCCGATGAGGAGCTGCTGCGGAGGGGCTTTGAAGTCTTTTACCATGTCAGCAAATCCGGCGGGGATATCTACACCTACCGTAAAAAAGTAACCAAATAG
- a CDS encoding DUF4386 domain-containing protein — translation MTQDRRNGMIIGIFYIVAAVTSIIAVISYEPVLSEQWYMAVADGFKTKVLLGVINDLLLVLTAVGTAVMLFPYLRRWNEHLALAYLCFRFMEAVLIAIGVVSILGLLQLSVHYEAGSLKSVDNLDGLGYMLQAFHRWTSMLGPNFMLGVNTVIYSYLLFRTGIVPRPLALFGMVTAVLVFIAGLLEMFGVVEPMSAVKGLIALPVGVYEMSLAVWLIVKGFDRGKLEKLKQR, via the coding sequence ATGACACAGGACAGAAGAAATGGAATGATCATCGGAATCTTTTATATCGTAGCAGCGGTTACTTCAATCATCGCCGTAATCTCATATGAGCCGGTATTGTCGGAACAATGGTATATGGCTGTAGCAGACGGATTCAAAACAAAGGTTTTGCTCGGGGTCATCAACGATCTTTTGCTTGTGCTGACCGCAGTGGGTACAGCAGTTATGCTGTTCCCTTATCTCCGCCGCTGGAATGAACATCTGGCACTCGCCTATTTATGCTTCCGGTTTATGGAGGCCGTGCTGATTGCGATTGGTGTGGTAAGTATACTTGGTTTGTTGCAGCTTAGTGTCCATTATGAGGCAGGCAGCCTGAAAAGTGTAGATAATCTTGACGGGCTCGGCTATATGCTGCAGGCCTTTCACCGCTGGACCTCCATGCTGGGCCCCAATTTCATGCTGGGTGTAAATACGGTGATTTACAGCTATCTGCTGTTCAGAACGGGCATCGTCCCAAGACCCTTGGCGCTATTCGGTATGGTTACTGCTGTACTGGTATTCATCGCCGGGCTGCTGGAAATGTTCGGTGTGGTAGAGCCTATGTCTGCGGTAAAAGGATTGATTGCCCTGCCTGTAGGTGTGTATGAAATGAGTCTGGCAGTATGGCTAATAGTGAAGGGGTTCGACCGTGGGAAGCTTGAAAAGCTAAAGCAGAGGTGA
- a CDS encoding helix-turn-helix transcriptional regulator, producing MDHYEVIERALVHIEDNLEQPLSVASVADSFNMSKYYFHRLFSAVTGSSLNNYILSRRLNASVALIQSGGCSLTDIAYQLNFGAQSSFTRAFKRQFGIAPSALKTQEADISPVPIPPVVKRPLKNINGDVVTDFTLTEFESIRVTGIAFEVDLAEDYKTQIRSHSAQLLQAIDTTVKGPCYVIYSNCQPDSTRFKVLFGIPADFRLDGPFYFTIDVPQLFCARFKYSGDLLDIGDVLKTDYARFLKISRQETEDSHIELIQAFDDVHNLQSAYHIYAPVKKLPIDTVS from the coding sequence ATGGACCATTATGAAGTCATCGAGCGTGCATTAGTCCATATTGAGGACAATCTGGAACAGCCTTTGTCAGTAGCGTCGGTAGCGGACAGCTTCAACATGTCCAAATACTACTTTCACCGGCTTTTTTCGGCCGTAACAGGCTCTTCCTTAAACAACTACATACTCTCCCGCAGATTGAACGCTTCCGTAGCGCTCATTCAATCCGGCGGATGTTCACTGACGGATATTGCGTACCAGCTTAATTTTGGAGCCCAGTCCTCCTTCACCCGCGCTTTTAAAAGACAGTTTGGGATCGCTCCCAGTGCTCTAAAAACGCAAGAAGCAGACATCTCTCCAGTCCCTATTCCCCCGGTGGTCAAAAGACCCCTGAAAAACATCAACGGCGATGTCGTCACCGACTTCACCCTGACGGAGTTCGAATCGATCCGGGTAACGGGGATTGCCTTTGAAGTGGATCTTGCTGAAGATTACAAAACTCAGATCCGCTCGCACTCGGCACAGCTGCTGCAGGCTATTGATACCACGGTAAAAGGCCCTTGCTATGTTATCTATTCCAACTGTCAGCCTGACTCCACCCGGTTCAAGGTACTGTTCGGCATTCCGGCTGACTTCCGGCTTGACGGGCCTTTTTATTTCACGATTGATGTACCACAGCTCTTCTGTGCCAGATTCAAATATTCCGGTGATCTGCTGGATATTGGCGACGTCCTCAAAACGGATTATGCCAGATTTCTAAAGATCTCCAGGCAGGAAACCGAAGACTCCCATATCGAGCTCATCCAGGCGTTTGATGATGTCCACAATCTCCAATCCGCCTACCACATCTATGCACCTGTCAAAAAATTGCCGATTGATACAGTGTCCTGA
- a CDS encoding GNAT family N-acetyltransferase → MIRLEPFERSDFKQLIAWIDSPEFMVQWGGKTFSYPLTDQQLEHYINSDTLSYRVVYEENNEVIGHISLTPDPSNQSGRIGKVIVGNKNLQGLGIGQQMIRQVLDIAFGQLNVHRVSLGVFDFNYAAIACYEKAGFVKEGMLREARKVGNEFWNLWEMGILEQEWLGKKINN, encoded by the coding sequence ATTAATTGCCTGGATTGATTCGCCGGAGTTTATGGTGCAGTGGGGAGGGAAAACGTTCAGCTACCCTTTAACGGATCAACAATTAGAGCATTATATCAACAGTGATACACTAAGCTACCGGGTGGTGTATGAGGAGAATAACGAGGTCATCGGGCATATCAGTTTAACGCCCGACCCGTCAAATCAATCAGGAAGAATAGGAAAAGTAATCGTAGGAAACAAAAATTTACAGGGGCTTGGCATCGGACAGCAGATGATCCGGCAGGTTCTGGATATCGCATTCGGACAGCTGAATGTACACAGAGTCAGCCTTGGCGTATTTGATTTTAACTATGCGGCCATTGCCTGCTACGAGAAGGCGGGGTTTGTAAAAGAAGGCATGCTCCGGGAAGCGCGCAAAGTCGGCAACGAGTTCTGGAATCTGTGGGAGATGGGGATTCTGGAGCAAGAATGGCTGGGCAAGAAAATAAACAATTAA